Within the Anguilla rostrata isolate EN2019 unplaced genomic scaffold, ASM1855537v3 scaf1171, whole genome shotgun sequence genome, the region GCAGTGGTAAATCTGTTTTTACCTTAAGGAAATTACATGTACTTGGAGACGTTTAAGTACAAGAAAGGAAACATGTCTCCCTTACAAAACCATTATTTTCCTGGATATTTTATGGGTGGCTTTTAAAAGTGcatcccaaaaaacaaaaaataaaacaaaaaaatgagatATTGCAAATGACACTAACCATTGGAAAATTGGTTCAATAgccaacacatttttaaaattattttatccccacccccacacatttttttcccttaatcCTAATTTGGAATTAATCATCCTCACTTTGGGAGGGGTGCATACTAGCACAAGTCTTCCAAAAACTCATGCAGCCAGTGCAGCTTCTCGCCTTGCGGCCAGTCACCTGAGATAAAAAGCAACTGCAGCAGAACACAGTATAGCTGCTGCAGATAGATGCAAGGCACCCACTGACCAGAAGATGTCGCTGTTTCACAATAACGCAGGCCTGACCGAACCCCATGCAAAGGCAATGCAAGCTGTGAAATTCCCATTGACAGTCATACACGACATTGGTTCACATTCAATTCTGAACCATGGATCACTTTACTAGTCCTTTAGCTATGAGACACCACATAAAGATATTAATCTTCTCCTAATAATGGGAAGGCACTGATCCTGTTTAGTTGCTTCTTTCAgaatcaaaacatttattttaaaaccttgttttttgcttttaaaaaagccCAGTATGACACCTCCAGGCTTGAGTCAGTCCCTGAGGAAGGATACAGGAGTGAGGAAGCGCACTAGGGGGGGTTTCATGGGGTAATCTTCTCCAAATTGGCAGTAGAGCTCGAAGGCTCCTTCTGCATATGGTGTATTGGGAGGCCCTTTCATTAGAATCTTCCAGAATCCTGAAAGGAAGCAGTATTAATGAAGTATATGTTTGGCTGTGGTCAGCCATTTTAAGTTGACAGCCATTTGGATTGGGTATTGTCATAACAGTGACAAGTGATGAGTGATTCATGAGGGTTATTGAATATCTGGAATTGAAATCTGTCCGTGTGATTATCACGTGGACAGATATACATTGTAAACTCACCCATTGGAATTCTGAAGCAATACTTTTTCTCCATTACGGTTTTAAAAATCTCATCCTAGTTTCACAAAGCAGAAGACATGGGAAATGATGAAGGTAAAACTAGATTTTTGCCACGGCGTGCAGGAACTGGTGCCTTCGCTATGCGTGGCAatttgtggtcactcactcactcactcacaaacaacCTTTGAGGGAGGTCCGCTGGGACGCATGTGCAGGAActgctttgtttagtaggacgcatgcgcaggtggtacgccacaacatttttaagcacagttttattgcctaacgttacttttgctaaccctaacatgttcgcgtttcgcctactttagctaacctagttagcgcgtacggatgctatcctgcatgcCTGAGTAGGAgttaaggacacacagctacaaccaccaaTACAGATGTAtcgacacacggaggacaacaaattaCGTTACAGAGGTCAGGACGTGCCATAGCTACCTAGCTATATAGTActgagggcaaaacggagctttacaatgtcgccagcagtgtatgcgtgtgagctcgacaacacatttctcacagaaaaggtagtttgtagccTTTTGTTTCGTTCATTACAGTGCTAGTACAAGTAACAAGAactaagtggtactgtgctgttagcctttattgatcgccgtacaaggttcatgtaaagtagctagcacaatctgagagtactaacccataaaaatgtactgtgaatggtacttgctaAATCGAATGGTAAATATCAAAAACATTCGATTACAGTCAGCAGCACCgacattttctgtcacaccctcagtAAACGGCAAAACTCCCAGTAGAACATAGAATTACATCttttaatgttatatattttcagaaacgttatcgattccgcttggccacagtgagtgaaactaggcgatctgagcgtatagtttctacattatgtcaaaaagattcagccttgttgtttgctacctaaacttcacagcacagtcattgccgttatcatgattgtagcatgcagtgtctgttttcaaaatcaatttcaagcattcacaaatgacctgggactttgaagttataagaTGGTATTAagtctccagtgaaaatattgcccTGCCTATATCAGTCCGAATTCTGAGACAATCAACTGCCATATATGAAcgcgtaaaatcaaccaaaaaatacagttcaccaagttgcgccgtgggtctggatggttttgtgcttgttattTCACGAGTCACCAGTTCAGTGGCATGTTCCTCTCCTGTACCTTGCATAATAATGTTTTTGGTCAAATATTAGGAGTTACCTTCCCTGTCTTACTTACTGAAGTCGGTCTCTGAGGGAAGCACTGTGCAGTATGGATGTGGATCGACATGTAGATGTTTCAGTTCCTCCAGGATTCGTCCATCCTTGACCATAAATCGACCCGTCTTGGATtcctgaattttctttttcaaagcaCTGTGTAGGAAGATAGGTGGCATGAACATTGCTGAGTTTAAATGGTTCCGCCTTTGTGGCTGAAAATgggcaatttttttaaaaaagggacacttcatctaaaaataaacattctaaCAGTTACTTGGTTCCTTTCAGGCTGTCACCTCCTTAAACTGTGGATAGGTGATgttcatatttcaaatgaacaacCTAAAGAGAAGTTATTCTTATCAAGATCTTATTAAGTTTACATCCGGCATGAATTAACACTAACAGATGACCACTGTGagctttttttctattttctgtggTTTAAAATAAGCTCATAATAAGATAAATTTCAGAACAATTATCTCTGCACACCAAATATGCCACTTACTTTTGTGGCAAGGTCACTTTATGGCTTAATTCTCCAGGATGTACAACTTCTGGTTTTTCATCAAAGCCACATGATTGAAAGATTTTCGTTAAATcagccttgtaaaaaaaaataaatcataataattaAGATTTGTCAACATGTGTGTACTGCAAAACTGATAACTTGTCATTAGTGTTCTTTAAGATTTAAATTCATGAGGTAAGCACACTAATTATAACtgaaccagtaaaaaaaaaaaaaaaaaaaaaacgcagtttCATGAAAGTTTACTTTAGAAGGCAATATGAAGTACTAAAATCAAAATACCATGATGGCTGCACTCACCAGTGTCTGCACAGAGGAtacttcagatttttttttcagtttccttcTCTCCAGAGACAGCACTGTTTCCATTTCAAAGAGCTTTAACGCGTCTTTGCTCGTCTCTGGTTTGAAACAACAACCTCCTGTACAACACATTTGAGTAATTTATAATGCAAGGGAGGctaaaataacttaaaatcaaacCAGTTTTGCACCCTATCCCAGTAAGGTTTTGTCTTTTAAGTCCCCCCCACTCTAATATTTTCTTCCATTATGCTCTAGGGATATCAACTACATCTGCTATTGAAATACAGTAATCAGTCATGCTTATCTCTTATTAACATGCAGTTAAGTGTTTTATATATCTTTACAATACATGATTCATATCTTGCATTATCAGAATCATTTCAATGTCAGCTATGTGCAAACAGAACCCAATatatttttcctctttcaaaATACCCCAGAGAAATGCCATATGCAGATTCTGTAGTTGTTCTTAATGTCTACCCCAAATGCCTGTTTTCTGAGGTTATATACAATACATCTCTTCACATATATTTCATTAAGCAGTACAGAGGAGAAGAAGAcactatattttgtttttccatgaCACGGTTCAAGCCATTTCAAAATTTCAGGCAGAAATTCTGTAGACTAAGGCCTTGTAATGTACAACAAAAAATGCTACAAttcaaatattataaatataattactgCAACCCTCCTCCACCGACAACAGACCAACAGCCATAGCTGATATATGTTAATGAGAATGTTGCTGACCTGTCACATTGCTGATTCCGTGCAGAACAGTGTTTTGATTTGCTCCAAGGAGGATTGAATCCACAACTATGTTGGCACCAATCAGTTTGACTGCAACTTGCACTGGATCACTCTTAGaactaacatttttaaaagaaaagaaagtggaATAGATTAAATTCTAAAATCAACAGGTGTGTGCTTCCTGAAGTACAATACCActtttaaaaggttttaaatATGTTGACTTGAGATAATATtgcaaacaaaatttaaaaaataaatccatctATCCATCAATCCATTTTCTAACCACTCAGTCAAGATCTGGGTTGTGGTAGTAATAGtgaaagcagagcagcccagacatCCCTGTCCCCACTGACTTCTGCCAACTCATCCCGGTGGATCCCAAGGTGATCCCAGGGCAGCCATGGATATAATCTCTCCAGCATGTCCTAGGTCTGCCCCTTGGTCTCCTTCCTGGTGGTTGCGCGTGGAACACCACCAGAGGGAGGGGCTCAGGCGGCATCCTTATCAGATGCCTGAACCACCTCAAGTGACCCATTTAAATAGAATTTACCCTACGTCGTCTCCATCAGTAAGACACAGCATGCGGAGTCTGCAGTTTGGGAAACATTCCTTGATGTTTTGGAGCTCAGAAAGTCCAAGATTTAAGGCATCATAGAGTGGAGTCATTCCGTCCGGTTCAATCCCACGAACGTAAGTCTGAAACACGcaagacaaaataaaccaagacTTAGAATATTGGATTTGGAGCGATGCCCATGGTGCCAAATCTCAAATAATGTGTTATACCCCAATGTTTTCTTCTCCAAAATTTGGCCACTATTATTCAGATTTGAATCTCTTTCCCAGCTCTTTCATGCGATTAGCTCAGAAGTCAGCACAAAGTTAATTAATTAGACAtgcacacctgcagagagacagcgagtcAGAGTTACCTTTAACACTAGATGGGTAATTCCACAGACAACGtacagctttggtggtttgctgggaccgcacacacacaaatcgaTTATATTTCACACAGTTGTCATGAAGCCGCTTTATTCAGTACATTCAAAgtgtcagtttcagtgaaaacctgaaaatatgttgGTGCCATTACCTCCGTGGAGTTCTTTTCTATCACTACAGagtccacaattattcatccccacctcAAAGGcttgcagtgaatgaattttctgtgattaaatgtgcaaagttttttttgatAGCGCTTGATTAGGAAACTTGCACACAGTGCTGGCCATTTTGTGGCTGAACAACGAGCTGGAGTAGACAGTGACATGTTCGTACCTGGTTAAATGCACCTATTGTCTATTATGGGGGTTATGCAGCAAATGgcacaaactgcctgtatttctttactgtGTCAATTTTTTATGCAGTTAAACATTTTAAGCATAATATTTAGAAAAGTTGTAGAGGGAGGAGGATATAGCATTTACGGCATTGAAGTAATTTTTATTGTGAAGTCCTTGAAGTGCGATGTTTCTAACTGAGAACTTTTTTGCAGACTTCTGAGCGAATTGCATCCAAGAGATGGGAAAATAgatccgaatccgaatactaTTAGTCAAATTATGGTGGAGAAAACATTCAGGGAGAATGCATTATCCGAGTGTTGCCAAATGTGGTATTTGTATTTCGCACCATCCCTATAAagtgtacatatatgtatatatgcgtgtttgtgtgtgtgcatatatatacatatgtgtgtgtgtgtgtgtgtgtgtgtgtgtgtgagtgtatctatgttttttaaaacacagaattaCAACACATTACCCTGAATGTTTCCAGGGACTCTGTGAACTTGTGGAAGTTTACATCCCTTCCAAACTTAAGAAGACCAATGACATGGGGGAAATCGTATGCCATAATCCGGTCTGAAAAGCAATCGAACAGCTGTTTGACAGCATCCATCCTTTTCCATGATGTGTAACACTGTTCAATCATAGACGAGCTTGCATCCACCAGCACCTAAGAATAATCAGTGTTTTAGTGCAGCAAATGATCATGtctaagaatattttcttatcTTACTCCATATAATCGGTGCAGTGGgtgtatgaaatatgaatggATTACAACAGTctcatactgaagcaatgtaccataaattaattcaaaatttaataattcaattaaacGCAAAACAGTCTGCAACATGCATAATTTTAATCTAACAAATACCATTTAAAACTGTCACCTAATATGATTTACAAATGAGCAAACATttatatttgatcattttttgttaCCAGTATTGCTTCTGCTGGAACTCTGTTCATTTGGAAGGTCTTGTTCTTTCTGAAATCTCCAAGtctaacagaaaacagaatgtaTTGATCAGTCCAGTGAccttgaaaaaaatatgcctaggatgaattaaaatatttatttagaggAGACACCAAAGGTGAAAAGAGGGATTTTGACTGGATCAATTTTGAGATATTATGATATCAAGCTTCTACAACTAAtgtagtttcataaaatatctgaaattaTTATCAACAAACTATTTTACATAGTTAATTTAGATGTTTTTATACCAGTAGCTTCATCTATACCAAGCACAAAATTAGCTTTAATGGCCATTTTCTCTAAATTACATATTTCCTGTatgaattcccccccccccccccccccccaatataaCATATAAATATTACTACCAATTTAACATGGTGTTTCATAACCAAATTGGTCAtttctggaaactttttttttcgaAACTTTAACTATCATAAAACAGTTTTCCCAAATTCAACACAAGAGCATAgttttttaataatcaaataaaagtcATATAATCTTGTATTAATATGGCTGAGAACAGGGTTAGTGTTAGAAATACTGCAAATGTTACAGCTGGGGCAGGGTTTGGGTTATGTTCAGGATCTAAGAATACAATAAATGTCTATAACTGTTCGAGcaaagacagaaaacacaagTCTGCCTGGCAGAAATTGGTTGGTTCATTAAGTATTTGTAACATTAggaacattcattttcataaactaTTATGTAATTGATCATTTATGTAATTCTAATTCTACGTGCCTACATGCAGAATTTTACAAATTtgcaaaatgtgcagttttattCAGGAGCTTTCTAAAATAGAGGAATACCTGAAAAGTGAAAATACTGGTACTTACTCACGTGCCAGGTCATGCACATTTACTGTTGTGTCTTTCTCAGTGAGAAAATCATGAACATGGACCTCCTCAGGCTTTTCCGTTTTAACCCTGCTGTAAAAAGCGCATAGATTAtctgaaaagggaaaaggtCTATGTTAGTTCAACTAGAAACTTTCATGAATCATTAAATATGATAATGATAAAGTTCCATGTCGTAGCTATCTTTTGGGTCACTTTTGGGCACTTGGCTTAGCAGCTTTGGtcccattttgaaatgtccaCTCTTCCAACTATAGCCCATCAGCAAACCACAAAACTGGTACACCTCTGAATAATTATGTCAAGCAATCATAATAAgaatacacacagtatattcCAATAATATTcagatacattttgattgaaatacacacagtatattcCAATAATATTCGGATGCATTTTGATTGACCATATATGTAACTTGTTTCCAACactttagaaaataaaaaataataaatgcagaaTCAATATATTACACATAATATGTTAAATCGCATGAATGCATGTGAATTAACATATGAACTGGTACCCCTGTACACCTGGAAACAACAAAAGCCAAATTAAGTAAACCACCAATTCACCTGACAGGGTCATACCTTCTTTGATATACAGAAGACCAGGTCCACAGAGTCCTAGATCCAGCAATCGTAAAGGTGGATATGGTTCCAGGTGAGAGTACATTGACAAACCCTCAGTCATCTCCTCAAATGTCTTTTCTGGATTAAACTGAAAACTACAAAGATGAAGTCATTTTAGTTCTTTACCTGAAGAGTTAAATGGGGGACTTGAGTCTATTCCCCAATACAGTTGAAACACCGAACCAACAGAAGATCAAAATGAGAACCGCATATATATCTATTGGGGAGCCTTTTCTTAGCCTCACTGGATTTTTGGTAGTTCAGACTCACTCTTGCCTAAgttttcctgtttaaaaaaaaaaaataaaaaaaaaacactatacaaataaaattgattgtaaaatatgtatGGTCAGTTCTTATAACACTATTTCATAGTTTCACATTTCATAATTGTATATGTAGTAAATATAgacattttacaaattaaaacatatatatatatatatatatatatatatatatatatataattacaatatttttatatgaaatatttatgctaTAAGGATCTCCGCTCAAATGAAAGCTTACTTGCAACCAGAACTAGACGAAACCCACAAAGGGAAGGTTCTTGACAGAGGAAGACTCAATGAAATCATCTCAACATCGGTTGCTCTCTGGATCGATGTTTCCTTGAGGTTTTCTTCACTGCAGCCTGGGATTTTTCCCCCACCTTGCGTCATTACACAAGCAACGTTAAAGGACAACATTAAAGACAAAACTAACCAGGACTGACATGGGAATGCGAACGCGtccttttcacattttattaaattttaatcCTGTCACTGTAGCCATGTATCATGTGgtattaataacaaaaaaaccacCCAGTTCCATTTGTTGGCTCATCCAATCACTACACAGTGTTTGTGCCACAAACAGCAAAAATGCTCCCTTCGAAGGCAGTATTCCAAGGCAGGAAGGTAACGAGGAACATCTCATTTGACAGTTAGCCAAAAATGATGCCTGCAAAGGCTCATTCATTCGGACGATTTTGAAGCCAGCACCCCATGTATCTTTTGCCTGGTAGGATATTCCATAGTTATTTGCGATTACCCCAGGCTTCTTACTTCTGTTAAAATAATGGCGGTGGTATGGTTGAGCTGCCCAGACAGCGTCACTTTCTTTCCAGTTCAGATGGCATTTGTATTGGCCGGTTTATATGATACAAGGCTATGCGTAACTATGTGCTTATTCACGTAGGATTCTGTATTGGACACAGGATCTGTGTTGGGTTTATTACCTGTTCTTAGTGCGCAGGCTAAGCTAAGTAGTCAATTAAAGCAAGTGAACTGTAGGAAGGCCTGTGTTTCTAAAGATGGAGATGGCAGTGTCGCAATGTTCTGGGGTTATAACTAATATTTGATCGTAAACCGCTATTACTGTGATAGTGCAAAGATTATGCTGGCAGCTGTGGAGTTGTAACTAACGTCTGATTGGAAACCTCGCCTAGCTGGCTCGACTGGTTAGCAAGGAAGCTACTCACATCGCTATAAGCTAGTTTGCAAAAACTGGAATTCAGTGCAAATCCTGAGTCCATctatttcttgttttattggATACAAGGCTGAGCATGTAATTACAGACTTCAGTGCAAATTTCAGTGCCACAGAGCCTTTTTAGCTACCTTCATATCTAATAAAGCTACAGCAAGGATACTCAGTTCTGTGCTGCTATATCAGTTGAACCGTGGTTTTATGATTTCGCAAGTTGGCAGCTAAGTAGCGAGTTAGCTAGCCATTAAGGTAGCAAGCAAGGCTCTGTGTTTGGCTTTATCAtctagcagctagctagctgctaacTTGCCAGATGATAAAGCCAGCTACAGAGCCTTGTTAGCTACCTTCATAGCTAAGAAAGCTACATACGAGGGTACCAAGTTTGCTAATGTGCCAGTAAATTGTATGTACTCATGCACAAAACAATGTGAAGTACACAATCACGTGATAGGCTTGTATCCAATAAGGGGGTTCGATATGTCAAAATGACACCTGAACCGGAGACAGTAACACCATCTGAGCACATCCAccataggcctatttcacatttccgggtatgtaaaccggatgtaggggtcTCTCATTTCCGGTCATCTCCTGAAAACAGCGGTGGAGCTCATTTACAAGGGTCAGTACAGTATTTTTTACCGTCTCTGGTCAGTACAGTGAACTCGATAATTCGctatatttctatttaaaaaagcattttaatttttaatacactggaataaa harbors:
- the LOC135247240 gene encoding uncharacterized protein LOC135247240; translation: MDPSQNTLDDLMLRLSSQENIGNDKAVCLYTVYGMPLTDDPFFNTWSLKDRHIKNGSELYVIFTPKQNLRPAVTEGSQVTSQETSEIPGDDTVRCHIMLKGDYEIQLDLEKDTLGDLRRKLSKESGIPVHVLHARDVEGGPGQSLKDLEISSQSVVHFSLSSFDNTYMNDTEFFTCDVSPSVPQTQKGMSIFLSTFYVIYKSDFGHKLQKVIALIRRLTECNALAQALYQLVCRGEFGTRNQKIAIVEGLYLLFRELLPSRAKKTCPEIIEDSEVFEYSNVCWAYLMSQSKDEKNEDIAPISLLCEGSGKRLCEPVRIPGIPSVFDRAYVLDKIWSGGKIPGCSEENLKETSIQRATDVEMISLSLPLSRTFPLWVSSSSGCNFQFNPEKTFEEMTEGLSMYSHLEPYPPLRLLDLGLCGPGLLYIKEDNLCAFYSRVKTEKPEEVHVHDFLTEKDTTVNVHDLARELGDFRKNKTFQMNRVPAEAILVLVDASSSMIEQCYTSWKRMDAVKQLFDCFSDRIMAYDFPHVIGLLKFGRDVNFHKFTESLETFRTYVRGIEPDGMTPLYDALNLGLSELQNIKECFPNCRLRMLCLTDGDDVGSKSDPVQVAVKLIGANIVVDSILLGANQNTVLHGISNVTGGCCFKPETSKDALKLFEMETVLSLERRKLKKKSEVSSVQTLADLTKIFQSCGFDEKPEVVHPGELSHKVTLPQNALKKKIQESKTGRFMVKDGRILEELKHLHVDPHPYCTVLPSETDFRFWKILMKGPPNTPYAEGAFELYCQFGEDYPMKPPLVRFLTPIYHCNVNSVGRICHNIFDRDYSAHVTMKEILEAVFGLLIVPEAEDPLDR